The Candidatus Krumholzibacteriota bacterium DNA window ATCGTGGGGACGAGAACGTCGACCGTCCTGCCCGGAAGCGGACGCGGCGCGGCGCGCGTGATCGGCCGCCAGACGACGAAGTAGAGGAGGAAGGTCTTGACCGCGCCGAAGAGCTCGGCGCTCCAGAGGATCCAGGCGAAGACGAGCGCGTTCGGGTTGAGGGTCTCCGTCACGCGCCACCAGAGGTAGAACACCGTCACCGCGATGGCGGCGAGCGCGAAGAGGCGGCGGAGAGGTTCCGCCCTGAATTCGTTGTAATCGACCATGGTTCGCGACGTTACCGTTGTCTTCCAAGGGTGAGGTGCATGCCGCTCATGTAACTTCCAGTATATCATAAATATTTGACGATTTAAAGGGCGGAGGTGACAACGGGGCGATTTCGGCGCCGCCGACACGCCGGCCGGGGAGGCGGGCCGCCGCCATCGAGTGCTGGCCGAGGCCGCCGCGAACATATATACTGGTGCGAGGCGTGCCGCATGACCTTCCACCCGAACCGGGAGCGCGTTTCGATACCGGGAGGAGCATGACGATGAACGGAGACGGCCTGGCGGCCGAGCGGGACTACGAGGCGTTTCTCGAACGGTACCCGGCGTTCCGGGAGACGTCGGCGATCGACGACCTGCGGCGGACGGAGTTCTCGCGCCTCGACGAGCAGGGGCACGTCTACCTCGACTACACGGGCGGCGGCCTCTACGGCGCATCGCAGATCCGCGGGCACGCCGACTTCCTGCTCCGCAGCGTCCTCGGCAACCCGCACTCGATCAATCCCACCTCCGCGCTCGCCACCGAGCGCGCCGAGTCCTGCCGGCGCCGGCTCCTCGCCTTCTTCAACGCGTCTCCCGAGGAGTACGTGCCCGTCTTCACGGCCAACGCCACGCACGCCCTCAAGCTCGTCGGCGAGGGGTATCCCTTCTGCGTGGGCGACGTCTTTCTGCTGACCTTCGACAACCACAACTCGGTGAACGGGATCCGCGAGTTCGACCGCGCGCGCGGATCGGCCACGCGGTACATCCCGCTCGTGCCCCCCGACATGCGCGTCGACGACGCGGTCCTCGACCGCTATCTCGACGAGGGGGACGGCGTCTGCAACCGGCTCTTCGCCTTCCCCGCGCAGTCGAACTTCTCGGGCGTCCTGCATCAGCTCGAGTGGATCGACCTGGCGCACGAGCGTGGCTGGGACGTCCTCCTCGACGCCGCCGCCTTCGTGCCGACCAGCCGCCTCGACCTCTCGCGTTGGAAGCCGGATTACGTGGCCGTCTCCTTCTACAAGATGTTCGGGTACCCGACCGGCGTCGGCGCCCTCATCGCGCGGCGCGAGGCGCTCGGGAAGCTGCACCGTCCCTGGTTCGCCGGGGGCACGATCTCCGTCGCCTCGGTCAAGGCCGACAAGTTCTTCCTGCATCCCGGCGCCGAGGGATTCGAGGACGGGACGATCAACTACGGCTGCCTGCCCGCCGTCGAGCGCGGACTCGATTTTCTCGACGGGATCGGGATGGAGACGATCCATGCGCGCGTCATCGCCCTGGCCGGCTGGCTGATCGACGGGCTCCTCGCCCTCCGGCACGGCAACGGCAGGCCGGTCGTCCGGCTCTACGGCCCCGCGACGACCGACGGGCGCGGCGGCACGGTGTCGATCAATGTCGTCGACCGCGACGGCGCCGTCGTCGACCACACGATCGTCGAGCGGGCGGCGGCGAAGCGGATGATCTCGCTCCGGACCGGGTGTTTCTGCAATCCCGGCGCGGGCGAGCTTGCTCTCGGCCTCACGCGGGGCGATATCGAGCGCTGCTTCAACCAGCCGGAGTCGCGGATGAGCTACGACGAGTTCCGCCTCTGCGTCGACCCGAAGAGCGCCGGCGCCGTGCGGATCTCCCCGGGCCTCGTCTCGAACTTCGCCGATGTGCAGGCGGTTCTCGCCCTGATGGGGGAGTTTCGCCAGCCCTGACGGGACGCCGGCGGCCGGCGCGGCAGATCGCCGTTGACAGCAGGGCGGATTTCTTTATCATTTCCGGCGAATAATCGGCCGGGCGGGGTATACGTGTCTGAAAACGGCCGCCCCGCGGGGCCCGGCCGGCGGCGCGCATTGCCCGGGCCGCTCTCAACTCATATGCGAATCAGCCGGTTGCTCTGGAAAGGAGTCGTCGATGATCGAGATTTCCGGACTGACCAAGTATTACGGGTCGCTGTGCGCCCTCGACCACATCGACCTCACGATCGACCGCGGGAAGATCCTCGGTCTGCTGGGGCCGAACGGGGCGGGCAAGACGACCGCGATGCGCATCATCACCGGGTACCTCTCCCCGACGGAGGGGACCGTGACGGCGCGGGGGCTCTCGATCCGCGAGGACACGCTCGCGATCAAGAGGATGATCGGGTACCTCCCCGAATCGGCGCCCCTCTACCGCGACATGCTCGTCTACGACTATCTCGTCTACGTGGCCGACATCCGGGGCATCCCGCCCGACCGGCGGGAGACCCGCATCCGCGAGCTAACCGACGTCTGCGGCCTGCGCGAAGTGATGCACCGGTCGATCAGCGAGCTCTCGAAGGGGTTCAAGCAGCGCGTGGGGCTGGCGCACGCGATGATGGGCGATCCGGAAATCCTCGTGCTCGACGAGCCGACCTCCGGGCTCGATCCCAACCAGATCGCCGACATCCGCGGAATCATCAGGGAGATCGGCCGCGAGAAGACGGTGATCCTCTCCACGCACATCCTCAGCGAGGTCGAGGCCACCTGCGACCGCGTCGTCATCATCAACAGCGGCCGCATCGTCGCCGACGGGTCCACCGGGGATCTCATGCGCTCCTCCGGCGGCGGTTACACGATCAATCTCACGCTCGAGGGGGCCTCGGCAGACGACGCGCGGGGCGTTTTCTCGGCGATCGGCGGCGTCTCGGCCGTCGATCAGGTTGGCCCGGGCAACGGGGCCGTCGCCCTGTCGCTGCGCTGCGACACCTCCGAGGATATACGGCGGACGATCTACGAGGCGGTCAAGAAACGCGACTGGACCCTGCTGGAGTTCACGCGCGAGGCGCGGAGCCTCGAGACGATCTTCCGGGAACTGACAAAGGAGAACTGACATGGCCTTCGCGGGACACGTCTCCCACGTCTTCAGGAAGGAGTTCCGGGTCTACTTCGTGACGCCGATCGCGTACATCGTGATCGCCATCTTCCTCGTTTTGACCGGCTGGTTCTTCTTCTCGACCTTCTTCCTCTACGACCAGGCCGAGCTGCGCGACTTCTTCGGGCTTTTGCCGGTCGTCTTCGCCTTCATCGTTCCGGCCGTGACGATGCGGCTCTTCAGCGAGGAATACAGCGTCGGCTCGTACGAGATCCTCATCACGATGCCCGTCACCTACGTCGACGTCGTCCTCGGCAAGTTCCTCGCGGCCACGGCGTTCGTGGCCGTCATGATGCTGCCGACGCTCTCCTACGCGGTCTCGATCGCCTTCCTCGGCGATCTCGACTGGGGGCCCGTCGCGGGCGGATACCTCGGGGCGATCCTGCTCGGCGCATCCTTCAGCGCCGTCGGGCTCTTCGCCTCGGCCCTGACGCGCAACCAGATCGTCGCCTTCATCATCGGGATGATCATCTGTTTCGCCTTCACCGTCGTCGACAAGATCCTCTTCTTCCTGCCGGAGTCGATGCTCGGCTTCTTCCAGTACGTCGGCGCCGACCATCATTTCCAGAACGTCGCGAAGGGGATCGTCGATTCGCGCGACATCGTCTATTTCCTCAGTTTCATCTTCGTCGCGCTGTACGCCGCGAACCTGGTGATCCAGGAGAAGAAGTGAGGTGGCCGCGATGACCGACACGAAACGATACGGAAAGTACTACCGCTTCGGGCTCTACCTCGTGGTCGTCGTTCTCGTCAATCTCGCCGGGATCACCCTCTTCTTCCGGGCGGACTTGACGAGGAACGGCGTCTATTCCCTCTCGGCGGCGAGCCGGGAGGCGGTGGAGACACTCTCGGAGCCCCTGACGATCAAGGTCTTCTTCACCAGGAACCTCCCCGCGCCGCACAACAACACCGAGCGCTACCTGCGCGACCTGCTCGACGAGTACGCCGTGCACTCCAACCGGTATTTCAACTACCGCTTCTACGACGTGAGCGCCGAGGAGGGGGAGGTCGACGAGGAGACGAAGCGCAACCAGCAGGCGGCGGTGGGGTACGGGATCTTCCCGGTCCAGATCCAGAACATCGAGCAGGACGAGGTGAAGTTCCAGAACGCCTACATGGGGATGGTCCTCATCCACGGGGACGTCGTCGACAGGATCCCCGCCATCACCTCCACCGACGGGCTCGAGTACACGATCACCTCGAAGATCGAGAAGATGAACAGCAAGATCAGCGCCCTGCTCAATCTCGACGAGCCGGTGCGGGTGAAGCTCTACTTCTCCTCGTCATTCGCCGACGTCGCGCCGCAGATCGACCTGCCGGGTTTGATGGATATCCCCGGCCGCGTCGAGGCGCTCGTCAACGAGCTCAACGAGACCTTCTACGGCACGCTCGAATACGTGCGCCGCGACCCCTCGGTCGATTCGACGGCGATGGCGGAGGTGCGCCGGAACGACCTCATCACCCTCCGGTGGCCCGACCTGCCCGACGCGGGCGTGCGTGCGGGCACCGGAACGGCCGGGCTCGTCGTCGAGTGCGGCGATCGGCGCCGCGCGGTCGATCTCGTCCAGGTGTACCGGCACATCTTCGGCACGCAGTACCGGCTCGCCGACGTCGAGGGACTCGGCGAGACCGTCGGGGAGATGGTCGACGACGTCATCGACATCAACAAGAAGATCGGCTATCTCGCCTCGCACGGCACCTGGCCGCTCGCGGGGGGCAATCCCTACCAGCAGGAGCAGCAGAACCCCGACGCGCTGACCAACTTCAACCGCCTCGTCTCCGGCGAGTACTCGGTGGTCCCGGTCCAGCTCGGC harbors:
- a CDS encoding aminotransferase class V-fold PLP-dependent enzyme — encoded protein: MTMNGDGLAAERDYEAFLERYPAFRETSAIDDLRRTEFSRLDEQGHVYLDYTGGGLYGASQIRGHADFLLRSVLGNPHSINPTSALATERAESCRRRLLAFFNASPEEYVPVFTANATHALKLVGEGYPFCVGDVFLLTFDNHNSVNGIREFDRARGSATRYIPLVPPDMRVDDAVLDRYLDEGDGVCNRLFAFPAQSNFSGVLHQLEWIDLAHERGWDVLLDAAAFVPTSRLDLSRWKPDYVAVSFYKMFGYPTGVGALIARREALGKLHRPWFAGGTISVASVKADKFFLHPGAEGFEDGTINYGCLPAVERGLDFLDGIGMETIHARVIALAGWLIDGLLALRHGNGRPVVRLYGPATTDGRGGTVSINVVDRDGAVVDHTIVERAAAKRMISLRTGCFCNPGAGELALGLTRGDIERCFNQPESRMSYDEFRLCVDPKSAGAVRISPGLVSNFADVQAVLALMGEFRQP
- a CDS encoding ATP-binding cassette domain-containing protein; this encodes MIEISGLTKYYGSLCALDHIDLTIDRGKILGLLGPNGAGKTTAMRIITGYLSPTEGTVTARGLSIREDTLAIKRMIGYLPESAPLYRDMLVYDYLVYVADIRGIPPDRRETRIRELTDVCGLREVMHRSISELSKGFKQRVGLAHAMMGDPEILVLDEPTSGLDPNQIADIRGIIREIGREKTVILSTHILSEVEATCDRVVIINSGRIVADGSTGDLMRSSGGGYTINLTLEGASADDARGVFSAIGGVSAVDQVGPGNGAVALSLRCDTSEDIRRTIYEAVKKRDWTLLEFTREARSLETIFRELTKEN
- a CDS encoding ABC transporter permease subunit, which codes for MAFAGHVSHVFRKEFRVYFVTPIAYIVIAIFLVLTGWFFFSTFFLYDQAELRDFFGLLPVVFAFIVPAVTMRLFSEEYSVGSYEILITMPVTYVDVVLGKFLAATAFVAVMMLPTLSYAVSIAFLGDLDWGPVAGGYLGAILLGASFSAVGLFASALTRNQIVAFIIGMIICFAFTVVDKILFFLPESMLGFFQYVGADHHFQNVAKGIVDSRDIVYFLSFIFVALYAANLVIQEKK
- a CDS encoding Gldg family protein, giving the protein MAAMTDTKRYGKYYRFGLYLVVVVLVNLAGITLFFRADLTRNGVYSLSAASREAVETLSEPLTIKVFFTRNLPAPHNNTERYLRDLLDEYAVHSNRYFNYRFYDVSAEEGEVDEETKRNQQAAVGYGIFPVQIQNIEQDEVKFQNAYMGMVLIHGDVVDRIPAITSTDGLEYTITSKIEKMNSKISALLNLDEPVRVKLYFSSSFADVAPQIDLPGLMDIPGRVEALVNELNETFYGTLEYVRRDPSVDSTAMAEVRRNDLITLRWPDLPDAGVRAGTGTAGLVVECGDRRRAVDLVQVYRHIFGTQYRLADVEGLGETVGEMVDDVIDINKKIGYLASHGTWPLAGGNPYQQEQQNPDALTNFNRLVSGEYSVVPVQLGEEEIPEGVDCLIIAGPREPFSDWELFQIDQFLMEGKSLAILLDRFNEIVPQRGGGMGYNQPVYLPIETGLDGLLEQYGMSVGRSYVLDERSYEQRMPEAYGGGSRQIYVAPLIGPEQINDRLPYMRNIKTLVTVKSSPVTLLRDTIRAQGLSAEVLFSSSDRSWEMADRIDLSPWAMQPPEDESVFESMPLAVMVEGAFESRFAGGEVPELEATAADSAAAAAPGGDLQPLAGDRAIIGKGRPGRIFLIGTSEIVKNNVLDDRGQSLTATFVMNVLDHLNGRDAYAAMRSKTRSFNPLGETGAGTKAFVKTFNIAGLPVIVVAFGVLVWFRRAARKRRIQTMFAAADRRA